The genome window CTCGCAGCATCTCATGATGGTAAAAGATATAACAAGTTTTAGTTTGTCTGAACTTTTACCTTCTTTACTGATAATTATTTGATTTGGTGATTAATAATCCATAACTTTTTGCTGTTAGGAAAGAACTTAATTGTATCTCATGATCTCCAATAGATTGTCGAACACCTATCAGCAGTCTCTGTCTCGCAgcatcatgtatgataataatagTTCATTTATGAAGTGCATGCAGGTAGTTGCGTGGAGTCCGACTGCGCCTCCATGACTCGCTCAGAAATATCATAAAAAGGAAGGATGACGGAGTTACCCCAGTCTCGCTCGCATCATCTTCCACATGCCTTCGGTCCCCTACTCAGGTACCTTTTGCCTGTACATGATTACTGATTCGAAGCTGCCTTTTTGGATCGTCATCCCATTCAAAGAAGCAGTCGAGTGGAGAGAGGTCTCACATTCTTCGATTCCTTCACCCCTCATCCACAGACTACTGGCCCATGGCCGGCGCACTTTTCCTCTCCCGAGTGCTCCAAAGGGGTATGCCTCAAAAGCCTTTACCGCCGCTTTCGGCTGCCGCTCCGTTGTCCTCTTCCACGGCCGCCCCAGGCGCTAAGGATTCTTCCACCCCCTATCTACTCATTATAAGTCCGACGCTGGTCGGACGAAGTGATCCCACTTTGGCACCCACAACCACTACTACCTCCCCATGAACGACGCCGCCGAGGCTGCCGACTGCGGCGGCCGCGCAAACACCGCCGAGGCCACCGAGGGCGGACCGGGCGGCAAGGCCGTCGGGTATCCCTACTCCGCGATGGTGGCTCAACGGGCTCTGTTCGGCTCGCACCGGCGTCGGGCCGGCGGTAGGAAGGTCGGTGCCGGCGACGGCAAGTCGCATCCCAGTCGGCTCAGCAAGGTGTCGGCAGCGGACGATGGCAAGTGAGCCCGCGGTGGGCGTGTAGTTGTTAGGCTTATGGCTAGTTGTTGTCTCTGTAGCGTATGGACGCAGTGTAGATTACCTTCTCGCCACTTAATGCACGAAAAGAATAGGAACTAAGGGCGTGGTTGAATGCTTGAATCGTTCCACCCTCATAATAACCCGTCGCCACCGGGAATCCGCTCCTCCGCCTTCCTGAAATCGCGCGCGCTCCGTTAAAACCAAGCAAAAATTAGAAGCGATTAGTCCGCGATTATATTAAGTTCCTTTTTCCGCTCTCGCCATCTCTTCTCTCCCGCGATGCCCGACTACGACCGGGGCCACAGGAAGGCGGTCTGGGCCCACGGCGCGCCGGCCGGCTCGGAGGCCGTGGCCGCCGCCGCCTGCGGACCGCCGCTGCGGCCCGGGAGGGGGAACGGTAGCCGGATCGGGACCGGCAGTTCCTCCTCCTCGACGGGGGAGTCGTGGGCCGGCGACCCGGAGACGAGGCGGCGGAGAAGGGTGGCGGGGTACAAGGCGTACGCCGCGGAGAGCAAGGTGAGGACCTCCCTCCGTAACGGGCTCCGCTGGTTCAAGGCCCGCTGCTCCGCCCTCGTCTACGGACGGTGACGCGCCGCACCCTCCCGGAGTTCCATCAAAGTACGTCACTCGTTTGTAACGTTTGTGATGAACCAACGTCGTGTCCTTCTTCTAACCACAAACGAATCAAAACAAACCCAAAAAAAGGGAGACTAATTATCGCCTGCCGGTGGCTGTTAATGTTCCTCAACGTCTGTGTTGACTTCTCCTCTCTTATATATTTCTTCGTATTTGTCGCATCGAATCATCGTTATCAATGATGGTCAACTAATTAGGAAAGGGCGGGTTGGGTTGGGCCTtggtagatagatagatagatagttcTTTGCCCACGTCATCTTGGGCCGCTCGATCAGATCAatcatatatattaattaatacaCGAATCCCGAGGCAGACCCGATAGGTGACCTTCCAAGCTTACGCTATCATTCTCTTGATTGGACCTCATTCTCTTCGCTCCATCCGATGCGCTTCTATTTACCGTTGGTTTGACCTCTATGCTTGTTGCATCAAATGGACTCGACTGGTAATTGCATGATCTTTGTACATGCTGCATGCTTCAATTAagcatatcaattataatatatatatatgttcttaaTTAATTATCACCCACCTACATTCAAAGTGGAGGAAATGGAGTTTCCATTACAAAGTGGAAACAACTCACTTTTACGCTACACCTCTGTTACACGGGGATACTACAGGAAGCCTCCTTCCCCTGCCCTAGCTGCTCTGTGATGGATGCCTGGGTCTATCTTCCATTTTGGTAGTGCTGCCCATTAACCGGGATGCATCGATATGCGTGCAGCACGAAAAGGTCAGCATCATGCTGCCTGTCACGGCCTGGGAAAATGGACCCCACCCCACGTTCCCTTCCTGACACCAACCCGCATCTCATACCttaccccccccccgccccctttGCGTTTCTTAAATTGCCCATGCCGTCGGTAATCTCACCCGGGGACTTCCTCGGCACTCGTGACTCCCTTCTCCTTTCTGGGAATGGGGACGCTGGTGGTGACCGTACCGAATACATCGGTCTACGCGGGCCGCTGATCCGCCGTTGTTTCTGGAAAGGCAGTTCTGAGAGCAACCGCCGTAACTGGCGAGGTACGGGAAAGATCAGCCGTGCGATGGGGATCGGACGGAGGAGCAGGCCGGTGGTCCCACCCCTGGGACCGGTCAAGTGACCTCGCGACGCGTGGCTTGTGCTGGAGCGGGTTTCAAGGGGGAAGCTGTCAAGCGGCTCCGCAGCTGGTTGTTCCCTGAGGGAAGGGGGAATGGGGCCCGCGTCGGCTGTCGGGTTGCGCCTGGCGAGCCCATCACCTCCGGCTGGTGGGGTTCGGGCGCGACGGCTACTGGCCGGCACAGTTGGACCCACCGCCGCGCAGGAGCCGTGTGGTCCTCTTTTGCGGATCAGCCTGACGCCTGTCGCGGCTTGCAGCCAATTCCCGCAACTCTGCATCTCGCACCATCATAAAATTCCTCCTCATTTCATGTACTGTAGCACTTTATTGGAAACTGCTCATTTATGAGCAATTTAAGACCAATAATGGCAAACACGCATCGCATGATGCTGTGCTCATTAATGTATAATTTAAGAGGAATGCAATTAGTAGAATCTTTTTATAGCTACTGTTAACTGCTTTTGCTTTGTTATTATAATTATACAATACTACCGACCACAAGACAAGTAAATTAAGATTAGGGCTGGGTAACAATATCATCGATGCACGCGAATCTAAAGGCAATTGGAAGCATCCAAGGGCGCACAGAAGTTGTAGATTTATTGTAGTGTTAATACAATAAAAGAGCTGCTAGCAGTGGCACTTTCGGAGATTCATAAATATCCGAGGGTAAATACGGAAGAGCGCTTCCATCTTCGCTGTTAAGGACTCGAGCAACAGCGACCTTAAAACCCCCCCGCCACCCTCCCCGCGTTCCCCCTTCCTTGTCGGAGACGAAGCTGACCCCGTTCTCCTACTTCGCAAGCGTCCTCCATCCTCACTGACACGATGGAGCTCGAAAACCCTAACAGTGGCGAGACCGAAGGATCCTCCTATTCCCCGAACCCCGGCAACAGCGAAGAGTTCGAGAGCGCATGCTCCACCCCCTTCGCCAGCGCCCCCTCCAGTCCCGGCCGTGGCGGTTCCGTCGGCGGCGGATTCTTCTTCTTCAGCGCCCCCTCCAGCCCAATGCACTATGtcctctcctcctctcccttCTCCGCCCCTGACTCCCCGTCCGAACCCGCCTCCGGCGACTTCTCCTTCGAGTTCGAGTTCTCCGCTCGCTTTCCTTCGCATTCGATCGCTGCCTCGGCCGACGAGCTCTTTCTCAACGGCCAGATCCGCCCCATGAAGCTCTCCTCCCACCTCCAGCGCCCGCAAGCCCTGGCTCCGCTCCCTGATATCGCCGACgaagaggaggacgaggacgagaGGGAGGGCGCGCGAGGCAACCGCGAGGCGGCGGATATCGGCGTCCGTGGGCGCGATCTGAAGCTCCGGAGCCGCTCTGTCCATCGAAGGTCCAGATCGCTCTCCCCGCTGAGGAACCTTCCGTTCCGGTGGCGGCTGCAGGGCTCAGATCGGGAGGAGAAGGGTAAGGATCTGGACAAGACCCCAGATCCAGAGCACATCGAAGCGGAGGAGGCCCCTCCGCCGCCCGTTTCGGCTTCCTCCCGCTCCTCGTCTTCGTCTTCGACGTCTTCATCCTCCTCGTCGGGTCGGAGCTCCAAGCGATGGATCTTTCTCAAGGATCTCCTCCACAGGAGCAAGAGCGAAGGGAGCGGCCACGGGAAGGACAAGTTCTGGCACGGGATCTCCTTCTCAGCATCCAAGGACAGGATGAAACCCACTCCAATCTCGAAGCCGGAGAACCCGCCACCCGCACCCCCGTTGAAGCCGCAGGCGCCGCTTCCGAGGCCGGCGAACGGACTTGGAAGGCGAAGACGGGCTGCGCCATCGCCGCACGAGCGGCACTACACCGCGAATCGGGCGCAGACGGAGGAGATGAGGCGACGGACCTTCCTGCCCTACCGGCAGGGCCTCCTCGGGTGCCTCTGGTTCAGCTCGAGGAGCTACGGCGCCATCCACGGCTTCGCCAGATCCCTGAATCCCGTTCCGTCAAGGTAACCCGTTCCGTCTTCTCTCCGTTATTGCCGTTATTGTCATCACCACCCGAAAGAAGAAGCCAATCGAGTTTGTACAGTACATGGGGGAGCTCGTCCATCTTGATTACTGCGTTGTAGTCCCAAATCCTTCACTAAATTTAGAGAAATCGAAGCCGTCGATGCGGGTTTTATGATTCGCATTCTCGTTGATGCTTCCGATTGCATGTCGTTATGTGACCGACAGGCATCGTTTTCGTTGATGCATGATGGACGTTTGTGTTCTTTTTGGACTCACCCGATGATGGAGATGGATGCGTTTCATTGATTGATAGCCATATCTCACTATCTCATCGACTAACCCTGCCTCTTGTTTTCAGGCCCATCTATCTCAAATGCTATGTGGTTAGGCTGCACCAGGTACTGTCCGATCCAAGAATTGGATGGATAGCCATACTGGTGCATGCTCCATCAAGAATGATGGACCAGCAATTTGACTTGTGGTCTTAAAGAATGATCAAGATCATGTGTTACACGCCATTTTATATGTGACATTATGACCGAACACACTCATCCAAAGCCGAAGAAATGGGGGTAATTCTTTTTTGTTGTACCAGCACTTAGCTGTGTGCATGTGAAAAcgagtcagagagagagagagaggcgtacGTACGATGGGCCTAATTCGAAACTAAAGGTTCGAAATGATACATGAGTACCGATGTTAAGATTAGGGTTATGAAGATGACAAATTAGCACTTGAAATTGAAATAGAAGTGCTCATAGCTTGAATTCCTTATAGTCAACATGAAGATTCATGTTGAAATCAAAGTGGTTTGAGATCAATGTGGTTTCTCCAAGAACAAGGCAACCCATTCCTGCAATATATTTCTGTAGAGATGAAGTAGGGCGGCGTAAAACCCTAAACCCATCGCAGGACAATTTTGCCCTTCATAGAGCCTTTGAATCTCACAATAAAGATCGGCCGTTTGCGTTATATTATAGGGGGGGGTGGAACAGTCGAAAAAGGGTTTTCTTCATGTCCATGCTTGATTACCCGCCCGCTTCCAGGATTCTACCATCGGTGGATCGCGCGCGGCTCTTCGTCCCCATCCGTCGGAAACCATCGCTCCtggggctctctctctctctctctctcgggcttCGATGCGTGACGGCAGGAGCAGCTGGTTAACTGGTTCGGAAACCCGCTCCTGGTTCCTTCATCGAGGTGAAGATTCGTTGGTTCTTTGATTCTTACCTCTCTGAATTGCTGCTTTGATGCCGATGAAGacttgatttttagatatctGATGTTGGTAGACGAtgaatcttttttcttctttctttctttctagggTTTAGGGATTAGCTTCGGAACCCAAAGAATTCGCTTTGAATTTGGTTGTAGGGTTGCGATGAATTCAGAGGGGACATTTGGCCTTCAAAATGCGTCCTTGACATCAAAATAAGCATCGCATACACATGATAGATAGAAGGTAGGAAAGGCTAAGTACTGCTTATGATGAAAAGAATGCCTCTTTGACATCGCAAGTGGGTGGGTGTGGGGGCACCGCCGgcttgttgatgatgatgatgaatgatgatttggtttaGAAGAGGTTTATGCATGAAGCAATGATGGGAATCGAGTGTCCCCAACTAATTTGATCTCATCTGCTTCTGCCATTTAGCTGTGATGGAAGGTCTCAACACAGTTCCGTACATACGGTATGGTACGAGCTGTATTTATCGGTCCGGCAGTTTATCGATATACATAACATGGTTTGTGAAAGATGCTGTGTtccatgttatttttaattttttgtgtATTTTTTAGAATTTTCTCAAAACTCGATACGTATCTATCATCATCTGATGGCTGACATTCACATCACATGTGGGCAAaatcctataaaaaaaaaaaaactttttttttctatttttttaaagaTGAGATTATCTCTGGTCTTTGTTTCGTCCATCGTTGCCTTTGCTCCTTACCCAACTTGATCAACATGGTTAGAGCTTTCGGTGTCGATGAAGGATGCAGCATCGATTACGAAGTAGGAGATGGGAAAGGGGTGAGCTACCAAAGGATTAGAAAGCGATCGTGGGAGAGGTACATGGTGAGAATTCAGGATCTAGTGAAGAAGTGTCACACATTGCCAAGGAGGTTTTGCATAGCTTTGACCACGGTTCCAAAATCGATGATTCCAACTTCTCAAAACCAGAAATCGAAATCGAACGGGTGAGGGTCGATTCGAATCGttaatttttatttgttattttaattaaaattaatttaaaatataaaaatcataattaatttaaaaatattatttaaaatcataaaattttaaatataaaataattaaaaaattaaaattatttttgaacaattaaaattaatttaaaattatggaaCCGACGATTCTAATCGAAACTAAAATCGTCGATTTTGATTTTTGAACTATCTTTTCTAGAATTAATATCGAAGAATTAGAATCGAATCGCCTTAGTGTCACggtcttagttggaattgccgaaGGCCTTGTGGCAAAGGCGCGAACTTAGCTTATGTTACCTAAGACGCgaagcacccttgcggcaaagacgcgaacttagtttgcgttgcctaagtcgcactccgcccttgcgatttgcatccacaaagattagctcacttgcaacctctcgtaggtcccgaaggacctgtaaaagagaaagttgattagttcgaagaacgagcgacagacaagtccGGACGTCTCGTGAAaatgggaagctttacaagcaattcaaccaaCACATTGCGTGCAAAAGAGaatagagggagagggggaaaacaatgactttagaaggttgaacgaacagttgcaagtccacaaacagctgctcaccgagtgccaagcgcgacaacaagtttccgtcaaggtaacgtgcgaacttgcgaaagattgttcaacgcccgacattaTACCGAAGCtctatccagccctatgccacccgggtaGTTCCAagtggctgagatggctgacgttttagtTGTAGCAGCGGGCTACGGAAATCAGCTcgtggcacgtgaaaacggagTCATTTTGAACTGTTTTGaggctattttgctcggttcagtgagcgatcgcactgtagcgctgtaacttattcgaacttacatttttacaagcaaaaggatttaaaaccaagacaaaacatgctgccaagcagctgtacatgtagataacGGCGACAAACgattcgttgaatggagttgttgcgggtgcgcgacgatcgttcgtgacatcaGGTCGATTTCGCTTTTGGCCCAATTTGATTTCGATTCGAATCGAACCATGGTTAGGGTTAGTTGTGCATATTTATGACATCATTGCGTTCCACGGCCCCAAGGTCAAGACAAACTTACCTTGTCCCTTGACCCCATCGACGATAAGCAAAATGTTCCTCAACTCTAATGTCAACATTATCAAGCCTTTCATCTCACCCAAGAGACTCTCGAGAGACTATTGACCTCCAAAGTGCTAGCGGTGGATGAGAGCATGGCAATAGTAGTAGACGAGGGGCAATAGGATGAatgtcaaaggtaatctcatatgaataaacaaaaaaaatggagtgctctattaaaaaaaaagtaaaaactttgaaatttatttttgaagaatTTCCTGGAAAATAATATTGTCCTTATCAATAATGAATATTCACCTTCATCATTTCACTTATGGCATCGCTAATTACGGTTGTGTGCTGTCGCCATAACAACTCGGTCATCTATGTTTGAATCTAAAGTCGGTATGGGGGGATTTACTGAAAGACGGCtgtttaacaaaaaaataaaacaaaagtgAATAGCAAATATAACTGAGAACACGAAGATCGGATATCTTTTGTCATGGTTTGCTTAAACTTCCTTTGATGAATCTGTGGTGTATTTAATGCTTCAAAGATTATATCTTATCAACTTGTAAAGCAGACTAGTGGAGAATCCTACTTATGGTAATCCTTCTGTCTCAACACAACATTAGAGAGAGTTGATGCTGCACTCTTAGACAGCTCAACTGCAAGCATCAGACGACAGAAGGGAAGGAGACAAATAATTTATACATGAAAGAAAATGCTTAAAAGTTTTAATCATGAGAATCATGTCAAATGACTAACAATATTGAGAATGTGATGCAACAACCAGCAATTACATCCAGCATGATATATGTCATCAAACTGTAGTATAGTTCAGATGCATCATAAAAAGCCAATCCGAGATGATCTATTAGTCACAAACTGCATATACACCAAGGAAGCAACAGGCTGTGTTGCTGGGCAGACTGAAAGAAGGCACAGAATCTGTAACTTCGGCGTTTTGACGACACGGCATATATCCATCCTCATCAGAGTAAATACAGAATAAACAAGCGGCATTGCCAGCATCGTGGTAGACATGCTGAGGATCAAACTGCATGTTGCATCTAAGGTCTCTTCCCAGCTGGACTGAGCGTGTGTTTGAACGCCTTGATAAGATCAGGAGTTACGGAGATCGATCACATCGTACTTCATATTGGCATTCATGTAAACATGTGAACAGTGTTCGTATATAGGACTGCCATCCAGAGGCTCCTCATGTGGGTGGAATCCACTTTCTCGACAGTTGCGAATCAGATTAACACCCGATGGATCTGTCAGATGGAATATGCCATGGGTTCTGCACAGAGAAAACATATCATGAATACCCTTCGAACAAGGGCAGATAGGATATAGATATTACTTGAAATTTCTTTACAACTATATAATTAACAGAGGGGAATCGTAGACAAGGGAAGCCATCGACTTGAACAACTCGGGATGTCCCAATCCGTTGATCATTGTAGAGGGAGCAACAGATTCTAGCAAATAGTATATTCTAGTTTTTCTCCATAAAATGTAGCCTACCAGGAATAAGCCCGCTATGAAGTTCTTCTCATTAACACAGGAAACATCACGATGACTTTTGATGGTCATCGAAAGATAGATTTCATAATTACCTAGAAGATCTCTTGACATTTAGAAGTACATGATTTATCAGATGTAAGAGCTAAAACCGTCAGATTTATTCcccttctcttaatattatcattTACTGACAGGGATTCCACAAAAAGGAAACATCAATGCTACAGTCTTAACCtataatatccaagaaaaatgagATGGACTCACCTTGATGTATCAGTTGGTGCCATGACAATTGCAATTGCTTCTGGTAACATAATCTGTTAAAAGCAAATGTcatttattgaaaatgatttaaaaCTCTTTCAATCTACATGAAAACATAATTATATGACAAGGtttaaacatagtatcaaatggcTGAATTAGCTCAAGCTATATAaggtttaattttaattatttcaaccAAATGCCTAACTAAATGTAAGAGAGATGAGCATATCATGACTATCACCATAAGGAGTGAGTTATCTGGTGTaggataaaaattatatcatgcccCACCATATGCTGTAAGCAAACAGCATTATTTACAAGGTCAACCAAAAAGTTGCTGCCTCATAAAACTATAATCTTACTCTTTCATCCTCCATGGACATCTCAGTGCAGCCAAGAGATATCATTTATACAATCTTGTGGGTATCTTTTGGCCAAAAGAGATACAGTTGCTTATACACTTCGAGTAACATCTAGTCCATCCGTAATATTTGTTTATAACCAGTAGGTCAATGTTATCAAAGGTTGGAGAGACACTTAAGCACAAAAGATCTCCTGGAGCATAGATGTAACACTTGAGACACATGACACAGAGCCCAGGATGCAAGGAGCACAGCTGGGCACATACCTCACAAAAATGAGGTGCACTTAAAGTTAAAGATTAAAACAAATCAGAAATGAGGCATCAGTAAAgcagaaaagaaaatgaaagaagctTTGGCAGTaaaatgcaaaaagatgatgaaaaacGAAAATAGCAGAACATGACAGCTAAAGAAATGAAGAGAAAAAGGGAAAATGATGTTCTCATCGAAAATCTTGAATTACCACAAAAGAAGAAATACCAAAATCTTCTTCAGTTCTCACCGAATGGGAGATTAAGGAATCCCAGTTGAAAATGGTACAAAAGAAAGGGGGTGTCCAGCCACCACCAACTTTAAGTAGGAGAATACCCCTTGCTCATTTCAGAGTAAATACAGGGAACTGAAAAGTCGCTTGTTTAATAGACAATTATTCTACCTTCAATCAAATATAATAGCTACTATAAGATGTAATTATCAAAGTTGTTGTTGTCTCAAAATTAGCTCCCATTGCATAATTGTCATGAAACAATAAGAACTACTTCAACTAAAAAAGTTGATCTCATATGTACCCACGGCAAGGACTTCAAGATAGTACCCCAAGATTTTCAGTATTAGCTCCAAATAAACCAATCAAGAAGTcagccaaaggcaagtgttcattcagaaataaataaaaattgatgATTAATTGTTCGACATGAAAAAATAAAAGCAAATAGACATTTCAACATGAATTAACCAAAAGGAGAACTAAGAAAGGTTTTTAAGGATCACCTGGTACGAATAATGAGTATGGAGATCAATAGATGACATGAAGCAAGTCTGGGTTGGGTGGGTCTGAAAAACAATATGTAACTCAAATGAATCAAAGTTGTCAAAAAGAACAAATACAATTAGTGCAGAACAGATGCCCTTGTGTCATATAAATTTGAAATGCATATTAAGCAACATAATATCTTGCTAATCATTCTCCCCAAGCCTCCTTGATTCTTATGAATACAGATATAAATTTCCTTAATAGATGTTAATCATTCTCCTCAAGCTTCCTTGATTCTTATGGATACAGATATAAATTTCCATACTAGATGGAGGATGGCAAAGCACATCTTAATCAATATCTTCTTGCTTGAATTGCAAAAGTTTGTAAAGTGTTCAAGAGTACTTAAGAGTGCAATAATTGTGATGACATCAACTTCTCATTCTTTGATAATTCAGTggccaaaaaagaaaaaggaggcatCTGTAGTTACTATGTCATATCCATTTGCCAAGCAAAGTCTCTACTTTTTGGCTTCCAACAATGTCATAAAGAAGACTTCAAAAAGCACTCGTCATTTCTTATGGTAGCAAGATAACCATAGGCATCATCATCCAGTTCAGAAATGAATCTAGGAGTCTTAAAACATTCATTAAACAAACTTGCTGAAAattacaaaataatttaagagaAACCTCAAAACTTACAAGATATTATGAGATGAACGTGATCTACGCTTAGAATGTATGAGAATTATTGAAGGTAAGGAAACAACCACAGAGAAGAGGAAGACTGTTAGATAGTTgcctaaattaataaatataatttctttGATGACAATTCAAAATATGCTTCAGGATCGATTGGGTAAAAAAAACATCAAATGGGCTTTGATAGTGATAAGTAAAACTCTCACAGTAAACTTACATGTATCCAcccaagagggaaaagagagagcTTGTCTTGGACATTAAATATTTCTTCTTCATCTGTAGTTTGGCACTGAAAAGAAAATTATCTGCTTAGTGCATACAAATAAATGATGATAAAGAATTGAACTGATTGATAATAGACGATAATACATGAAAACTGTTAAAATAACTGCAAAGTGCTCCTTTATTCACACCATGGATTAAAAATTGCATAGTGTACCAGGTGTGCTTGGTACATGCCAAACACCTGGTACTGAACCACGTCCAGTAAAGCTGATTTGCAATGGAACACTTTTGAGTTTCAATCCTTGATCAATTATCTGATATTTTTTTCTCTGGGATGTGCCAGGTGGTATGTCACTGCACCGGCCAATATACACTGATTCGAGCTGGATATGGTATGGGTACCAGCAATGGTAATTGAAGTTTAAACCATGGTTTACACTTTCCAACTAGAACTAACTGTGCTAATTGTTATGTGCCAACTGCCTAGTTGATAGCATTACATTGGGCCTTAATTTGAAATAAATAATGCAGAGATATTTTCCTAGAATAGGATGCCGTACATAATCTGGGTGGATCAGAAGTGTAATAAATTATAGGGTTGAAGGAGCACTTGTCTCTGATGAATCTTCTTTCTATCAACCAAATCCAGTACCAAAATTCCTAGAGTCCTAAAAGTGTAAATTTGCAATTT of Musa acuminata AAA Group cultivar baxijiao chromosome BXJ2-3, Cavendish_Baxijiao_AAA, whole genome shotgun sequence contains these proteins:
- the LOC135608169 gene encoding uncharacterized protein LOC135608169, whose amino-acid sequence is MELENPNSGETEGSSYSPNPGNSEEFESACSTPFASAPSSPGRGGSVGGGFFFFSAPSSPMHYVLSSSPFSAPDSPSEPASGDFSFEFEFSARFPSHSIAASADELFLNGQIRPMKLSSHLQRPQALAPLPDIADEEEDEDEREGARGNREAADIGVRGRDLKLRSRSVHRRSRSLSPLRNLPFRWRLQGSDREEKGKDLDKTPDPEHIEAEEAPPPPVSASSRSSSSSSTSSSSSSGRSSKRWIFLKDLLHRSKSEGSGHGKDKFWHGISFSASKDRMKPTPISKPENPPPAPPLKPQAPLPRPANGLGRRRRAAPSPHERHYTANRAQTEEMRRRTFLPYRQGLLGCLWFSSRSYGAIHGFARSLNPVPSR
- the LOC135608168 gene encoding uncharacterized protein LOC135608168 — its product is MPDYDRGHRKAVWAHGAPAGSEAVAAAACGPPLRPGRGNGSRIGTGSSSSSTGESWAGDPETRRRRRVAGYKAYAAESKVRTSLRNGLRWFKARCSALVYGR